Proteins from a genomic interval of Salinarchaeum sp. Harcht-Bsk1:
- a CDS encoding APC family permease: MSSQQTRSPEANLGLLDATMIGMGAMIGAGIFVLTGLAADIAGPAALLVFGLNGVGTAFTGLSYAELAAAIPKSGGGYAFVRETFDDLASFLMGWMLWFAYMIAGALYALGFAPNFLELLHVYGLVAPPHEVGAIAIPMLDVGVPAGFALAFSAVLLFVALNAVSTAASGSVETIFTATKVTILIVFVAFGVASAQFTSAEFQPLFPEGTSATAIVPAMGLTFIAFEGYDLITTVTEEVENPRENIPKAIFVSLAATVVVYLAVVTVAIGTLGAGGLAEAGEAGIAAAATEFMPTGIPIIRNGGAIIVFGAVFSTLTALNAVVIAASRVAFSMGREGQLLPKFGQLHHRYGTPFVAILASAVVMLGSTLLPTQSAGNMSSLFFLLSFVVVNGAVIKLRRERPDMKRPYEMPFYPLPPILGILFNLVLTVVLVGYLVGTDPVALGLSTGWIALGVLAYYALKRRRNGSEPAVESGTIDDPTDGLDANATGDELIHATGSAGSPTESDHRRRSTDQGSEDAIPTDSDGDTDTTFGTEGDH, translated from the coding sequence ATGAGTAGTCAGCAGACCCGCTCGCCCGAGGCGAACCTCGGCCTGCTCGACGCGACGATGATCGGCATGGGGGCGATGATCGGTGCGGGGATCTTCGTCCTGACCGGCCTCGCGGCGGACATCGCCGGCCCCGCTGCCCTCCTCGTGTTCGGTTTGAACGGCGTCGGGACTGCGTTCACGGGCCTGTCCTACGCGGAACTCGCCGCAGCGATCCCGAAGAGCGGTGGCGGGTACGCGTTCGTCCGTGAGACCTTCGACGACCTCGCCTCCTTCCTGATGGGCTGGATGCTGTGGTTCGCCTACATGATCGCCGGCGCGCTGTACGCTCTCGGGTTCGCGCCGAACTTCCTCGAACTGCTCCACGTCTACGGGCTCGTCGCGCCGCCCCACGAGGTCGGCGCCATCGCGATTCCGATGCTCGACGTCGGCGTCCCCGCCGGATTCGCGCTGGCTTTCTCCGCCGTCCTCCTGTTCGTCGCGCTCAACGCGGTGTCGACGGCGGCGAGCGGGAGCGTCGAGACGATCTTCACGGCGACCAAGGTCACGATCCTTATCGTGTTCGTCGCCTTCGGGGTGGCCTCCGCTCAGTTCACGTCGGCGGAGTTCCAGCCCCTCTTTCCGGAGGGCACCAGTGCGACCGCCATCGTGCCGGCGATGGGGCTGACGTTCATCGCCTTCGAGGGATACGACCTCATCACCACCGTCACCGAGGAGGTCGAGAACCCGCGCGAAAACATCCCGAAGGCGATCTTCGTCAGTCTCGCCGCCACGGTCGTCGTCTATCTCGCGGTCGTGACCGTCGCGATCGGTACGCTCGGTGCTGGTGGTCTCGCCGAGGCGGGCGAGGCTGGCATCGCCGCGGCCGCGACGGAGTTCATGCCGACGGGGATCCCGATCATCCGCAACGGCGGGGCGATCATCGTCTTCGGCGCCGTTTTCTCCACACTCACGGCGCTGAACGCCGTCGTCATCGCTGCCTCCAGGGTGGCGTTCTCGATGGGCCGCGAGGGTCAGCTCCTCCCGAAATTCGGACAGCTCCACCACCGGTACGGCACGCCGTTCGTCGCCATTCTCGCGAGCGCGGTCGTCATGCTGGGCTCGACGCTCCTCCCGACCCAGAGCGCCGGCAACATGTCGAGTCTGTTCTTCCTGTTGTCCTTCGTCGTCGTCAACGGCGCGGTCATCAAACTCCGGCGGGAGCGCCCCGACATGAAGCGTCCCTACGAGATGCCGTTCTATCCGCTCCCGCCGATTCTCGGTATCCTATTCAACCTCGTCTTGACGGTCGTGCTCGTCGGCTACCTGGTCGGCACCGACCCGGTCGCGCTGGGCCTCAGTACGGGCTGGATCGCTCTCGGCGTGCTGGCGTACTACGCGCTCAAACGACGACGGAACGGATCCGAGCCCGCAGTTGAATCGGGAACGATCGACGACCCGACAGATGGTCTGGACGCCAATGCGACAGGAGACGAATTGATCCATGCTACGGGCTCCGCTGGGAGTCCAACCGAGTCGGACCACCGGCGGCGGTCCACGGATCAGGGATCCGAGGACGCCATCCCGACCGATTCCGATGGAGACACCGACACTACCTTTGGGACGGAGGGGGATCACTGA
- a CDS encoding HVO_2901 family zinc finger protein: MHTCRDCKQTFSTELALELHRDTCASGDLRCRKCGERFTEAEATRDGWHYECPTEDCDGAGRGDAIVDVDREGVRTQASQ, from the coding sequence ATGCACACCTGCAGGGACTGCAAGCAGACGTTCTCGACGGAGCTGGCGCTCGAACTCCACCGGGACACGTGCGCATCGGGCGACCTCCGCTGCCGGAAGTGCGGCGAGCGATTCACGGAGGCCGAGGCCACGAGGGACGGTTGGCATTACGAGTGTCCGACCGAGGACTGTGACGGGGCCGGCCGTGGCGACGCCATCGTCGACGTCGACCGCGAGGGCGTACGGACGCAGGCCTCCCAGTAG
- a CDS encoding ribonuclease H-like domain-containing protein, which produces MRIENSFVPVEGVGDVTERKLWRAGVTEWAEFEGQVVGPTRADRIESFVEEAERRLERGDAHFFADRVPDAEHWRLFENVREETTFLDIETTGLDQYTDRVTTVSIHRDGDTKTLVRGHDLAAETLRAELTESSLLVTFNGRRFDVPFLETSFDLSIDLPHADLMSMCNTLGYSGGLSAVEGRFGIERDRPDISGRDAVRLWHEYERGKDGSLETLIEYNQEDTVNMEPIMERACEELHEEVFEAARRDD; this is translated from the coding sequence GTGCGGATCGAGAACAGCTTCGTGCCGGTGGAGGGCGTCGGCGACGTGACCGAGCGGAAACTCTGGCGAGCGGGCGTCACCGAGTGGGCAGAGTTCGAGGGGCAGGTCGTCGGACCGACGCGCGCCGACCGCATCGAGTCGTTCGTCGAGGAAGCCGAACGCCGACTCGAGCGGGGCGACGCCCACTTCTTCGCCGATCGCGTGCCGGACGCCGAACACTGGCGGCTCTTCGAGAACGTTCGCGAGGAGACGACGTTTCTCGACATCGAGACGACCGGGCTCGACCAGTACACCGATCGGGTGACGACCGTCTCGATCCACCGCGACGGCGACACGAAGACGCTCGTCCGTGGCCACGACCTCGCGGCCGAGACGCTCCGCGCCGAACTGACCGAGTCCAGTCTCCTGGTCACGTTCAACGGCCGGCGGTTCGACGTGCCGTTCCTCGAAACCTCGTTCGACCTCTCGATCGACCTGCCGCATGCCGATCTCATGTCGATGTGCAACACGCTCGGGTACTCGGGCGGCCTCTCCGCCGTCGAGGGCCGATTCGGCATCGAGCGCGATCGACCCGACATCTCGGGGCGCGACGCAGTCCGGCTCTGGCACGAGTACGAGCGCGGCAAGGACGGGTCGCTTGAAACGCTCATCGAGTACAACCAGGAGGACACAGTCAACATGGAGCCGATCATGGAGCGCGCCTGCGAGGAACTCCACGAAGAGGTCTTCGAAGCTGCTCGACGGGACGACTGA
- the carB gene encoding carbamoyl-phosphate synthase large subunit, with product MSDAQTDVDAEAPAEDGGDAVLAADGGEPSDAKGASSELRSDGGSDGEDRTILLIGSGPIQIGQAAEFDYSGAQACRALQEEGAEVVLVNSNPATIMTDPEMADEVYIEPITPEAIAEIIRKEEPDGVIAGLGGQTGLNVTAELAELGVLEEHDVEIMGTPLDTIYATEDRDLFRQRMHELGEPVPASTTISLPEGESTQKLGEDDLQQLVDDAVDEVGGLPVIARTTYTLGGSGSGVVDDKEELYERVRKGLRLSRNNEVLITESIEGWIELEYEVMRDADDSTVIICNMENLDPMGIHTGESTVVTPSQVIPDPGHQEMRNVALEVIRDLEIHGGCNIQFAWRDDGTPSGEYRVVEVNPRVSRSSALASKATGYPIARVTAKVALGKRLHEIENEITGETTAAFEPAIDYVVTKVPRWPKDKFEDVEFELTTAMKSTGEAMAIGRTFEESLLKALRSSEYEPDVVWDAVDDEELEAEYLERPTPDRPYAIFEAFDRGYTVDELRELTDIREWYLERFGRITGAARNAQDGEFGEAAELGFTDAQLAAGVDATQASELERADGGTVADVETQTPDRSFKQVDTCAGEFAASTPYYYSAREPAATDTSTGFDEVQVDRDLESVVVVGGGPIRIGQGVEFDYCSVHAVQALRDMGIDAHVVNNNPETVSTDYDTSDGLFFEPISAEEVADVVEATGADGVMVQFGGQTSVDVGEPLEDELARRDLDCEIMGTTVEAMDLAEDRDRFNELMDDLGIKQPDGGAAHSKEEALELAHEIGYPVLVRPSYVLGGRAMDVVYDDEALEKYIEEAARVSPDRPILVDDFLEGAVELDVDAVSDGEDVLIGGIMEHVESAGVHSGDSACMIPPRSLGRDVNRRVREVAEEIARALDTVGLLNVQLAVRDEEVYVLEANPRSSRTVPFVSKATGVPIAKLAAKVMAGATLEDLDVDEQVPGQTSIKEVVLPFDRLPGSDPRLGPEMKSTGEVMGTADTFGKAYQKAQMAVGKPIPLEGTAVVDLSESEFPAPDSAAGEELRAGYEEHFDLVDFEDDEAFVEAIQSGEVDLVISRRRKPLEAAVEEEITYFSTLPSAKAALEAIEAKDEPLDVHSVQSRPRMQEYWGQPKQE from the coding sequence ATGAGTGACGCGCAGACCGACGTGGATGCGGAGGCACCAGCGGAGGATGGTGGCGACGCCGTCCTCGCCGCCGACGGCGGCGAGCCGAGCGACGCGAAGGGAGCCTCGTCGGAGCTCCGCTCCGACGGTGGCTCGGACGGGGAGGATCGCACGATCCTGTTGATCGGTTCGGGCCCGATCCAGATCGGCCAGGCCGCGGAGTTCGACTACTCCGGCGCGCAGGCCTGCCGGGCACTCCAGGAGGAGGGCGCGGAGGTCGTCCTCGTCAACTCCAACCCGGCGACGATCATGACCGACCCGGAGATGGCCGACGAGGTGTACATCGAGCCGATCACGCCCGAGGCGATCGCGGAGATCATCCGGAAGGAGGAGCCCGACGGCGTGATCGCGGGTCTGGGCGGCCAGACCGGCCTGAACGTCACCGCGGAACTCGCCGAACTCGGCGTCCTCGAGGAGCACGACGTCGAGATCATGGGCACGCCGCTGGACACCATCTACGCGACGGAGGACCGCGACCTCTTCCGCCAGCGGATGCACGAACTGGGCGAGCCGGTCCCCGCCTCGACGACGATTTCGCTGCCCGAGGGCGAGTCCACGCAGAAGCTTGGCGAGGACGACCTCCAGCAACTCGTCGACGACGCCGTCGACGAGGTCGGCGGGCTCCCGGTCATCGCACGCACCACCTACACGCTCGGTGGCTCCGGTTCCGGGGTCGTCGACGACAAGGAGGAGCTCTACGAGCGCGTCCGCAAAGGGCTGCGCCTCTCCCGGAACAACGAGGTGCTGATCACCGAGTCCATCGAGGGCTGGATCGAGTTGGAGTACGAGGTCATGCGCGACGCCGACGACTCCACGGTCATCATCTGCAACATGGAGAACCTCGACCCGATGGGGATCCACACCGGGGAGTCGACGGTCGTCACGCCCAGTCAGGTCATCCCCGACCCGGGCCACCAGGAGATGCGCAACGTCGCGCTCGAAGTCATCCGCGACCTCGAGATCCACGGCGGCTGTAACATCCAGTTCGCCTGGCGCGACGACGGTACGCCCTCCGGCGAGTACCGCGTCGTCGAGGTCAACCCCCGCGTCTCTCGCTCATCCGCGCTCGCCTCCAAGGCAACCGGCTATCCGATCGCGCGCGTCACCGCGAAGGTCGCCCTCGGCAAGCGCCTCCACGAGATCGAGAACGAGATCACCGGCGAGACCACTGCCGCCTTCGAGCCCGCGATCGACTACGTCGTCACGAAGGTGCCCCGGTGGCCCAAGGACAAGTTCGAGGACGTCGAGTTCGAGCTGACGACGGCGATGAAGTCCACCGGCGAGGCGATGGCGATCGGTCGAACCTTCGAGGAGTCGCTCCTGAAGGCGCTCCGGTCCTCCGAGTACGAGCCAGACGTCGTCTGGGACGCGGTCGACGACGAGGAACTGGAAGCCGAGTACCTGGAACGTCCCACGCCCGATCGTCCCTACGCGATCTTCGAAGCCTTCGACCGCGGCTACACCGTCGACGAACTCCGCGAACTGACTGACATCCGCGAGTGGTACCTCGAGCGCTTCGGCCGCATCACCGGGGCCGCCCGCAACGCCCAGGACGGCGAGTTCGGCGAGGCTGCAGAACTCGGCTTCACCGACGCACAACTCGCTGCGGGCGTCGACGCTACCCAGGCTTCCGAACTCGAGCGCGCCGACGGCGGCACCGTCGCCGATGTCGAGACCCAGACACCCGACCGCTCGTTCAAGCAGGTCGACACCTGCGCCGGCGAGTTCGCGGCCTCGACGCCGTACTACTACTCCGCACGTGAACCCGCCGCGACCGACACCTCGACCGGGTTCGACGAGGTACAGGTCGATCGCGACCTCGAGAGCGTCGTCGTGGTGGGCGGCGGCCCGATCCGCATCGGCCAGGGCGTCGAGTTCGACTACTGTTCGGTCCACGCCGTGCAGGCCCTCCGCGACATGGGCATCGACGCGCACGTCGTCAACAACAACCCCGAGACCGTCTCGACGGACTACGACACCTCCGACGGCCTGTTCTTCGAGCCGATCTCTGCGGAGGAGGTCGCCGACGTCGTCGAGGCGACCGGCGCCGACGGCGTGATGGTCCAGTTCGGCGGCCAGACCTCCGTCGACGTCGGCGAGCCCCTCGAAGACGAACTGGCGCGCCGCGACCTCGACTGTGAGATCATGGGCACCACCGTCGAGGCGATGGACCTCGCGGAGGACCGCGACCGGTTCAACGAGCTGATGGACGACCTCGGGATCAAACAGCCCGACGGAGGTGCCGCACACAGCAAGGAGGAGGCACTCGAACTCGCCCACGAGATCGGCTACCCCGTCCTCGTCCGCCCGAGCTACGTGCTCGGCGGCCGCGCGATGGACGTGGTCTACGACGACGAGGCACTCGAGAAGTACATCGAGGAGGCCGCCCGCGTCAGCCCCGACCGCCCGATCCTCGTGGACGACTTCCTGGAGGGCGCCGTGGAACTGGACGTCGACGCCGTCTCGGACGGCGAGGACGTCCTCATCGGGGGCATCATGGAGCACGTCGAGTCCGCGGGCGTCCACTCCGGGGACTCCGCCTGCATGATCCCGCCGCGCTCGCTTGGCCGCGACGTCAACCGCCGCGTCCGCGAGGTCGCCGAGGAGATCGCTCGCGCCCTCGACACCGTCGGCCTGCTCAACGTCCAGCTCGCCGTTCGCGACGAGGAGGTCTACGTACTGGAGGCGAACCCCCGCTCCTCGCGTACCGTCCCATTCGTCTCGAAGGCGACGGGCGTCCCGATCGCGAAGCTCGCGGCGAAGGTCATGGCGGGCGCGACCCTCGAGGACCTCGACGTCGACGAGCAGGTGCCCGGCCAGACCTCGATCAAGGAGGTCGTCCTGCCGTTCGACCGCTTGCCGGGGTCGGACCCGCGTCTCGGCCCGGAGATGAAGTCCACCGGCGAAGTCATGGGCACCGCCGACACATTCGGCAAGGCCTACCAGAAGGCCCAGATGGCCGTCGGCAAGCCGATCCCCCTTGAGGGCACCGCGGTCGTCGACCTCTCGGAAAGCGAGTTCCCCGCACCGGACTCCGCGGCCGGTGAGGAACTGCGCGCCGGCTACGAGGAGCACTTCGACCTGGTCGACTTCGAGGACGACGAGGCGTTCGTCGAGGCCATCCAGTCCGGCGAGGTCGACCTCGTCATCAGCCGCCGTCGCAAGCCCCTCGAAGCCGCCGTCGAGGAGGAGATCACCTACTTCTCGACGCTCCCGAGCGCGAAGGCCGCGCTCGAGGCGATCGAGGCCAAGGACGAGCCTCTCGACGTTCACTCCGTCCAGAGCCGTCCCCGGATGCAGGAGTACTGGGGACAGCCCAAGCAGGAGTAG
- the gatE gene encoding Glu-tRNA(Gln) amidotransferase subunit GatE: protein MTAADDESLDYEALGLVAGLEIHQQLDTDTKLFCSCPTELREPEESDRRFTRYLHPTKSELGEIDEAALEESMVDREFEYLAFDSTCLVEEDDEPPQELDAEALDVALEIATLLDMTVVDQLHVMRKIVVDGSNTTGFQRTSKVADGGEISTPEGPVGIEDLMLEEESAQRIEETESGVRFGLDRLGIPLVEIGTQPDIRSPQQARDAAERIGMLLRSTGAVKRGLGTIRQDVNISIADGARVELKGVQSLDDIDDIVRNEVRRQKRLVEIAEELQDRDATVGEPKDVTDVFADTESGVISGALNAGGEVHGVRLAGFDGLVGAELQPDRRLGTELSDYAKRYGAGGIFHTDELPAYGVTEAEVEALRDAVDAETDDAVAIVAADPEIAEQSIEAAADRAEVAIRDVPEETRDAQQDATSSYLRPLPGAARMYPETDVPPVEPDPSEVETPELLTEKEERYVAEYELGAGLAEQVAYGEYMPLFETLVEDDDVDPTLAADTLESLLTGLRRDDVPTERLTDEHLRDAIGLVDAGEVPNEGLEDLLVALAENPDLTAADAVEQEDLGGVSEDEVREAVVEVVERNAEQVETEGMGAFSGLMGECMGALRGKADGDVVSEVLREEIQQRA from the coding sequence ATGACCGCTGCCGACGACGAATCTCTGGACTACGAGGCGCTCGGCCTCGTGGCCGGACTCGAGATCCACCAGCAGCTCGACACGGACACGAAGCTGTTCTGTTCCTGTCCCACGGAGCTGCGCGAGCCCGAGGAATCCGACCGACGGTTCACCCGCTACCTCCACCCGACGAAGAGCGAACTCGGGGAGATCGACGAGGCCGCCCTCGAAGAGAGCATGGTCGATCGCGAGTTCGAGTACCTGGCGTTCGACTCGACCTGCCTCGTCGAGGAGGACGACGAGCCACCCCAGGAACTGGACGCCGAGGCGCTCGACGTGGCACTGGAAATCGCCACACTGCTCGACATGACGGTCGTCGACCAGCTCCACGTCATGCGCAAGATCGTCGTCGACGGTTCGAACACCACGGGGTTCCAGCGGACCTCGAAGGTCGCAGACGGCGGCGAAATCTCGACGCCCGAGGGACCTGTCGGCATCGAGGACCTGATGCTCGAGGAAGAGAGCGCCCAGCGCATCGAGGAAACCGAGTCCGGCGTGCGCTTCGGCCTGGACCGCCTCGGCATCCCACTCGTCGAGATCGGCACCCAGCCCGACATTCGCTCGCCCCAGCAGGCCCGCGACGCCGCCGAACGCATCGGAATGCTCCTGCGCTCGACCGGTGCCGTCAAGCGCGGCCTGGGCACCATCCGCCAGGACGTGAACATCTCCATCGCGGACGGCGCGCGCGTCGAACTCAAAGGCGTCCAGAGCCTCGACGACATCGACGACATCGTGCGGAACGAGGTGCGACGACAGAAGCGTCTCGTCGAGATCGCCGAGGAACTCCAGGATCGCGACGCGACGGTTGGCGAACCAAAAGACGTGACCGACGTGTTCGCGGACACCGAGAGCGGCGTGATTTCGGGCGCGCTGAATGCCGGCGGCGAGGTGCACGGCGTCCGGCTCGCCGGCTTCGACGGGCTCGTCGGCGCGGAGCTACAGCCCGATCGCCGGCTCGGCACCGAGCTCTCGGACTACGCCAAGCGCTACGGCGCCGGGGGCATCTTCCACACCGACGAGCTACCGGCCTACGGCGTGACCGAAGCTGAGGTCGAAGCGTTGCGGGACGCCGTGGACGCCGAGACCGACGACGCGGTCGCCATCGTCGCCGCCGATCCCGAGATCGCCGAGCAATCCATCGAGGCGGCCGCGGACCGCGCCGAGGTCGCGATCAGGGACGTTCCCGAAGAGACCCGTGACGCACAGCAGGACGCGACCTCCAGCTACCTCCGACCGCTCCCGGGCGCGGCCCGGATGTACCCGGAGACCGACGTGCCGCCGGTCGAGCCGGATCCCAGCGAGGTCGAGACGCCGGAGCTCCTCACCGAGAAGGAGGAGCGCTACGTCGCCGAGTACGAGCTCGGCGCCGGCCTCGCCGAGCAGGTCGCCTACGGCGAGTATATGCCGCTGTTCGAGACGCTCGTCGAGGACGACGACGTCGATCCGACGCTCGCTGCTGACACGCTCGAATCACTGCTCACCGGACTCCGTCGAGACGACGTACCGACCGAGCGGCTGACAGACGAGCACCTCCGGGACGCGATCGGCCTCGTCGACGCGGGCGAGGTTCCGAACGAGGGACTGGAGGACCTCCTCGTGGCGCTCGCCGAGAACCCCGACCTGACAGCAGCGGACGCCGTCGAGCAGGAGGACCTCGGCGGCGTCTCCGAAGACGAAGTTCGCGAGGCCGTCGTCGAGGTCGTCGAGCGCAACGCCGAGCAGGTCGAAACCGAGGGGATGGGCGCGTTCTCGGGGCTGATGGGCGAGTGCATGGGCGCACTCCGCGGGAAGGCCGACGGCGACGTCGTGAGCGAGGTGCTGCGCGAGGAGATCCAGCAGCGCGCCTGA
- a CDS encoding FaeA/PapI family transcriptional regulator, with protein sequence MSENEERAWGQYAETVPDERALAVFTGAEPHTTREVAEAMNVTEHTARTALETLHERGDVGRKTVRDEPATLTVWYRSRTAIGDEPEDVETVDVDARVDELLADVEVPGTSEMMRDWRVDAIRASFDHLREQEAVSVDEFFEDVFPAHQAGFDDPEPWWELVRPRLRRLPGVVNPAWGEDVWRYEGL encoded by the coding sequence ATGAGCGAGAACGAGGAGCGCGCCTGGGGCCAGTACGCCGAGACGGTCCCCGACGAGCGCGCCCTCGCGGTCTTCACCGGGGCCGAGCCACACACGACGCGGGAAGTAGCCGAGGCGATGAACGTGACCGAACACACCGCCAGGACCGCGCTCGAGACGCTCCACGAGCGCGGCGACGTCGGGCGGAAGACCGTCCGCGACGAGCCAGCGACACTCACCGTCTGGTACCGGAGCCGCACCGCAATCGGCGATGAGCCCGAGGACGTCGAAACCGTCGACGTCGACGCCCGCGTCGACGAACTGCTCGCCGACGTCGAGGTGCCGGGGACGAGCGAGATGATGCGGGACTGGCGCGTCGACGCGATTCGCGCGTCGTTCGACCACCTCCGCGAGCAGGAGGCCGTCAGCGTCGACGAGTTCTTCGAGGACGTGTTCCCAGCCCACCAGGCCGGGTTCGACGACCCCGAGCCGTGGTGGGAGCTGGTTCGCCCGCGGCTCCGGCGACTCCCTGGCGTGGTCAACCCTGCCTGGGGAGAGGACGTCTGGCGGTACGAAGGGTTGTAG
- a CDS encoding TrkA family potassium uptake protein encodes MPRSLDVVIAGAGRVGRQAATILTDRGDDVTVVERDPDVCDDLADEWLTTIIQGDSANPDVLEQAGVEDADVVAALTGETGVNLATCMACSELSPEIRTVARIDRADAQSYTRFVDAVVFPERAGAHVAVNQIVGSDVQTLADVTATLDIMQIRVAEGAPAANKQLAEVRFPTGTLVISDDEGERVARSDTTLTPGNRYVVAVEPGVVDEVLNLLRG; translated from the coding sequence ATGCCCCGTTCTCTCGACGTCGTCATCGCGGGTGCCGGCAGGGTCGGTCGGCAGGCAGCGACGATCCTCACCGACCGCGGCGACGACGTCACCGTGGTCGAGCGGGACCCCGACGTCTGTGACGACCTGGCCGACGAGTGGCTGACGACGATCATCCAGGGCGACTCGGCGAATCCGGACGTGCTCGAACAGGCCGGCGTCGAGGACGCCGACGTCGTCGCCGCACTGACCGGCGAAACCGGCGTGAACCTCGCGACCTGCATGGCGTGCTCGGAGCTGTCCCCGGAGATTCGCACCGTCGCGCGCATCGACCGCGCGGACGCCCAGAGCTACACCCGGTTCGTCGACGCCGTCGTCTTCCCCGAGCGAGCGGGTGCGCACGTGGCCGTCAACCAGATCGTCGGCTCGGACGTCCAGACCCTCGCGGACGTGACCGCGACGCTCGACATCATGCAGATCCGGGTCGCCGAGGGCGCGCCCGCCGCCAACAAGCAGCTCGCGGAGGTCCGGTTTCCGACGGGAACGCTCGTGATCTCGGACGACGAGGGCGAACGAGTGGCGCGTTCCGATACGACGCTGACGCCGGGCAACCGGTACGTCGTCGCCGTGGAGCCCGGTGTCGTCGACGAAGTGTTGAACCTGCTGCGAGGGTAA